A stretch of Vibrio maritimus DNA encodes these proteins:
- a CDS encoding cellulose synthase subunit BcsC-related outer membrane protein, protein MRAVSTKIAATALTVFSTSVWAVDVPSIFYSNAPDWLENQIVIGELKQDETLVEGAVERWLAIAPNSPEAVFAKARWLVRNNQLQEAQALFGKLDKSTNSELVSAFGNYLSLHSTQQDQYNQALLLQRGGQNEAALELFEKLYGPHRPDISSELSYLGLKSTFPKYEQEVLESYEELNRRFPDVGEIRLGLARHLSRYGREEEALAIYRELANDSRLGVFASTLWMNELQTQPMSEKWMETFELIASYHPENLSIQQQYETARQNWQREKTLRRDPIYRGKLAAFESVDQGQYNKSTLNALLAANRKYPNDPDTLVALGRYYYSTNDFQISLDYFLTAQKLDDSPDLIDFYEAEIRSVRFWQALDAARRSLGAQQYAQAMQQVDVAISLDPQQSFAYTIKGRIYLEQQEYKLAHQAANKALTIEPLSSSAIQLWVQTYDPEKGNRGEYEALNTLNRSQRAQIEAYAAEVEHLFVYDQLVASSELPESNEQFREQFRKVLESNAYLPWVKRNIAEQVLRLGNSRLADKVMTNAYQAHKDSEHTHAYVLYLSGQGRWREAFDVINASEAQQLTAAEVATFSRVKLEYYRQQIAAQGLRGDDLVRYIDDVAKKDRPSAIVLWSETPFDERAQAEMDAVDVAKLSIPELELMSQAAFDVNNAKFHQSVYQEAKRRNALSSSMTQRHSLFEADRLLAQQKTKQASEIYLARLEEGFPISDARMSVWLAASPEYVDPVLEIQAQRVFELSDEQVVSSLSMALQTNNKPYINFFNNHLPLKSLSAFNYWQLQEASLEQPNDALTKQYARQALLLDDKERLGLDRTRDIGSAYRAADDNWMTNDIIATLDRLDERHESYFIVGSEFNNVPGGSKYLTVPFELGIAMPEWNGRLKLRTDSVYLNSGSLTYYNTNVEFERDRVGQAFSIGWEADNWQADIGTTPVGFRYTDWVGGIEGVTEWGDVTLRGNLSKRPVTASLISYSGLSVTERTGETTEFGGVTRTGATLSASWNDGRPYGVWGYLEYHQLTGNNVADNDRTSGMLGTYYNFISTDEEAFSLGGTVFYMGYDKNVNEVIIGHGKYYSPQNYTSFSVPVSYYRRHSFDWTYGVRGTVSFSNASFDAPYNIPGTSPSTSQGVSAGLQLYTEYRISDHWSFVGYVSQQFASDYQPSVFNVYLKYHFDSNWRKARLQPDPLRLYADYF, encoded by the coding sequence GTGAGGGCGGTATCAACTAAGATAGCAGCGACAGCATTAACCGTTTTCAGTACCTCCGTCTGGGCGGTGGATGTGCCATCGATCTTTTATAGCAACGCGCCAGATTGGTTAGAAAACCAAATTGTGATTGGTGAGCTCAAACAAGATGAAACCTTAGTTGAAGGCGCGGTAGAGCGTTGGCTCGCTATTGCCCCAAATAGTCCAGAGGCTGTGTTTGCGAAAGCGCGTTGGTTGGTGCGAAATAACCAGTTACAAGAAGCACAAGCGTTATTTGGTAAGCTTGATAAGAGCACTAACTCAGAGTTGGTGTCTGCTTTTGGTAATTACTTATCCCTACATTCCACCCAACAAGACCAGTACAATCAGGCGCTGTTACTGCAGCGTGGTGGTCAGAATGAAGCTGCGCTGGAACTGTTCGAGAAACTTTATGGTCCTCACCGCCCTGATATTAGCAGTGAACTGAGTTATTTAGGGCTTAAGTCGACGTTTCCAAAGTATGAGCAAGAAGTGCTTGAATCCTATGAGGAATTGAATAGGCGTTTTCCCGACGTAGGGGAAATTAGACTGGGACTTGCCAGGCACCTTTCCCGCTATGGACGAGAGGAGGAGGCATTAGCCATCTATCGAGAGCTTGCCAATGACTCCCGATTGGGGGTGTTCGCGAGTACGTTGTGGATGAATGAACTGCAGACCCAACCCATGTCCGAAAAGTGGATGGAGACGTTTGAGCTGATTGCGAGTTATCACCCAGAAAACCTATCTATTCAGCAACAGTACGAGACAGCAAGACAGAACTGGCAGCGTGAAAAAACACTAAGAAGAGATCCTATTTATCGAGGTAAGCTCGCTGCATTCGAGAGTGTTGATCAAGGTCAGTACAACAAATCGACGTTGAACGCCTTACTCGCGGCAAACCGCAAGTATCCTAATGATCCAGACACTCTAGTAGCTTTAGGTCGTTATTATTACAGCACTAATGATTTCCAAATATCGCTCGATTACTTCCTGACGGCACAAAAACTCGATGATTCGCCTGACCTTATTGACTTCTACGAGGCTGAAATTCGCTCTGTTCGTTTCTGGCAAGCGCTTGATGCAGCAAGGCGTTCTTTAGGTGCTCAGCAATACGCACAAGCAATGCAGCAGGTCGATGTGGCGATCTCTCTAGATCCCCAACAATCCTTTGCCTATACCATTAAAGGGCGAATTTACCTTGAACAACAAGAGTATAAGTTAGCTCACCAAGCTGCGAATAAAGCGTTAACGATAGAGCCTTTGAGCAGCTCAGCAATACAGTTATGGGTGCAAACCTATGATCCGGAAAAGGGCAATAGGGGGGAATACGAGGCGTTAAACACGTTGAACCGATCTCAACGAGCTCAAATTGAAGCGTATGCCGCTGAGGTAGAGCATTTGTTTGTCTACGACCAACTGGTCGCTAGCAGTGAGCTACCCGAAAGTAACGAACAGTTTCGAGAGCAGTTCAGAAAGGTACTGGAGAGCAACGCTTATTTACCTTGGGTAAAAAGAAACATTGCCGAGCAAGTATTACGTTTGGGTAACTCTCGATTGGCTGATAAGGTGATGACAAACGCCTATCAGGCACATAAAGATAGTGAGCATACCCATGCTTATGTACTCTACCTATCAGGTCAAGGACGCTGGAGAGAAGCGTTTGATGTCATTAATGCCTCCGAGGCTCAGCAGCTGACGGCCGCTGAAGTTGCAACGTTTTCTAGAGTGAAACTCGAATACTATCGCCAGCAAATTGCTGCACAAGGGTTACGAGGTGATGATCTCGTCCGTTACATTGATGACGTTGCGAAAAAGGATCGCCCTAGTGCAATCGTGTTGTGGTCCGAAACACCATTTGATGAACGTGCACAGGCTGAAATGGATGCTGTCGACGTGGCTAAGCTCTCTATTCCCGAGCTGGAGTTGATGTCACAAGCGGCGTTTGATGTGAATAATGCCAAGTTCCATCAGTCGGTGTATCAAGAGGCAAAACGAAGGAATGCTCTCTCGTCGTCGATGACTCAGCGACACAGCTTGTTTGAAGCAGATAGACTGTTAGCGCAGCAGAAAACCAAGCAGGCGTCTGAGATTTATTTGGCGCGTTTAGAGGAAGGCTTTCCTATTTCTGACGCCCGAATGAGTGTGTGGTTGGCCGCCTCACCCGAATATGTTGACCCTGTGTTAGAAATTCAGGCTCAGCGTGTGTTCGAACTCAGTGATGAGCAGGTGGTAAGTAGCCTTTCAATGGCACTTCAAACCAACAATAAGCCTTATATCAACTTCTTTAACAACCATTTGCCGTTAAAATCGCTAAGCGCTTTTAATTACTGGCAACTACAAGAAGCATCACTTGAGCAGCCTAATGACGCATTGACGAAACAGTATGCTCGCCAAGCATTGCTTTTGGACGACAAAGAGCGACTAGGCCTCGACCGTACCCGTGATATCGGTAGCGCCTATCGTGCAGCAGACGACAATTGGATGACCAATGATATCATTGCCACATTGGATCGTTTGGATGAACGGCACGAGTCATATTTCATTGTTGGCTCAGAATTTAATAATGTTCCAGGTGGCTCAAAGTACCTAACCGTCCCGTTTGAGCTTGGGATTGCCATGCCTGAATGGAACGGTCGACTTAAGCTCAGAACCGATAGCGTGTACCTCAATAGCGGCTCTTTGACGTACTACAATACCAATGTTGAATTTGAGCGTGATCGAGTAGGGCAGGCGTTTTCGATTGGTTGGGAAGCGGATAACTGGCAAGCCGATATTGGTACTACGCCCGTTGGTTTTCGTTATACAGACTGGGTTGGTGGTATCGAAGGTGTGACCGAGTGGGGAGATGTGACATTGAGAGGCAATCTCTCTAAGCGTCCGGTTACCGCGAGTTTGATCTCTTATTCGGGCCTATCTGTTACCGAGCGCACTGGGGAGACGACGGAGTTTGGCGGGGTCACTCGCACAGGTGCTACATTGAGTGCCTCATGGAATGACGGTCGTCCCTATGGGGTCTGGGGTTACCTTGAGTACCATCAATTGACAGGCAACAATGTTGCCGATAATGATCGTACGTCAGGCATGCTCGGGACTTACTATAACTTTATCAGTACAGATGAAGAAGCCTTCTCATTAGGGGGCACCGTGTTTTATATGGGATACGATAAAAATGTCAATGAAGTGATTATTGGCCATGGTAAGTATTACAGTCCGCAAAACTATACGTCGTTCTCTGTGCCCGTTTCCTACTATCGACGTCATAGTTTTGACTGGACTTATGGAGTGAGGGGAACGGTCTCATTCTCCAATGCGTCGTTTGATGCGCCATACAATATTCCAGGTACCTCTCCGTCAACATCACAAGGGGTCAGTGCTGGTTTGCAGCTTTATACTGAATATCGGATCAGCGATCATTGGAGTTTTGTCGGTTATGTATCACAGCAATTTGCGAGCGATTATCAGCCAAGCGTGTTTAACGTTTATCTCAAGTATCACTTTGATTCGAACTGGCGCAAAGCACGACTTCAACCGGATCCACTAAGGTTATATGCGGACTATTTCTAG
- the bcsZ gene encoding cellulose synthase complex periplasmic endoglucanase BcsZ, which produces MKSWITTLALLLSVTTIVAHADEWQDWSRFKAVYMTPQGRIVDGSDKRLITTSEGQSYALFFALVANDRKAFDLLYNWTQQNLAQGDLTARLPAWLWGKTSQGYGVLDANSASDSDLWIAYTLIEAGRIWGDDYYQNVGYLLAERILREETVAFGPGDRQLLPGKQGFELQDKVKLNPSYTPMPLLAAFASRDTKGEWKDLYQGSLKLLTNSQAKGVSPDWLLYDGNAISYDQQTTDIGNYNAIRSYLWAGMMPNAMDGYQPIIDSLTSFAKQSMTQGFAPLNTYAQTGRLEKKGPVGFDAALLPLLMIHSSTDIADLWANRIRTNLVTDSNDEYYNNVLALFGLGWYDNQYRFSDTGELLLPWAEKGEQ; this is translated from the coding sequence ATGAAGTCTTGGATTACGACCCTAGCTCTTTTGCTAAGCGTGACAACAATCGTGGCGCACGCAGATGAATGGCAAGATTGGAGCCGTTTCAAAGCGGTTTACATGACACCACAAGGGCGCATTGTCGATGGTTCGGATAAGCGGTTGATTACGACATCGGAAGGGCAGTCTTACGCCCTGTTTTTTGCACTAGTGGCGAATGATCGTAAGGCGTTTGATCTGCTTTATAACTGGACTCAACAGAATTTGGCGCAAGGTGATCTCACCGCTCGTCTTCCTGCTTGGTTGTGGGGAAAAACCAGTCAGGGATACGGTGTGCTCGATGCAAACTCTGCTTCTGACTCAGATTTGTGGATCGCGTATACCTTGATCGAAGCTGGGCGTATCTGGGGTGATGACTATTATCAGAATGTCGGCTATTTGCTAGCTGAACGTATTTTGCGAGAAGAAACGGTCGCTTTTGGGCCAGGTGACAGACAGCTTTTACCCGGTAAACAAGGCTTTGAGCTGCAAGATAAGGTCAAGCTCAACCCTAGCTATACTCCAATGCCGTTGTTAGCGGCGTTTGCATCGCGCGACACCAAAGGAGAATGGAAAGATCTTTATCAAGGGTCACTTAAGCTTTTGACGAACAGTCAGGCGAAAGGCGTTAGCCCGGATTGGTTGCTATATGATGGTAATGCCATTAGTTACGACCAACAGACGACCGACATTGGTAACTACAATGCCATTCGAAGCTACCTTTGGGCGGGTATGATGCCGAATGCAATGGATGGTTATCAGCCTATTATCGATTCATTGACGTCTTTTGCGAAGCAGTCGATGACTCAGGGCTTTGCACCGCTTAACACCTATGCTCAAACTGGAAGGCTAGAGAAGAAAGGCCCTGTGGGCTTTGATGCTGCCCTGTTACCTTTACTAATGATTCACTCATCAACGGACATAGCAGACTTGTGGGCAAATCGTATCCGCACAAATCTAGTGACGGATAGTAATGATGAGTACTACAACAATGTGTTGGCATTATTTGGTTTGGGTTGGTATGACAACCAGTATCGCTTTAGTGATACGGGTGAGTTATTGCTCCCTTGGGCTGAAAAAGGTGAACAGTAA
- a CDS encoding metallophosphoesterase has protein sequence MNRSRFTVLLLSSALASASLVGCNDDSSVSLGDPIPTAPIKKHGPDCDPSAVSQTIRFIHVADLHGHFGYREQFYSKIKQAHLSALDDNAYTLFTNGGDDYEKGTVAEQLSGGYATLEATQALAFDYRVIGNHDFAWGPEQLLEYSRDDVATVLASNTSYYGNDTEGFNGVDFAIAQVGCVKVGFFGMTSGPWNELDQEVTPPGDFIDDFSMRWDWNDRARELISAYGEQVDYMVMLSHLGHGTDTALAEFVDGIDLVLGGHTHDSPTTTLINNSTVVLPDFNAKGYTDITVTFDLATKTATTSAPQPQSIAESSPIDQTTQTKIDSIMGTYAPDASTEIAISQKQPSRDEVLDILHASLTDFTAPKTAKRYTINASFLNRDEIEDSEIWAPGSLTQEDFHNAYPIERQPSNTPGFSALYQVIVSGDELINMIESDTELAYRGPAVNDIDVTENYNIGLFKSAAWNPELFFNASYYTKEEAELIAEAWEIFDNYARSRTANCLYLDADDLLFSCDQDAPNTTSIWNFSDSSDIFATEQNQASSVELTDELGDALLCGSNLLSCGTTESLSVPTLPDGSIGNIIKLGALTALSNGRFELSTQHAANGDFASLDRISNYTLVFDALWPASDKYRALVDANDDDGQPNIYLSPEGDIGVSPQYEGYFEPNTWYRIALVFFASSEGDVAYKLYADGEFIASMRYAGLGQLWSMDRNGLALFTDTADGKFESGEVYLNSLMFTPRSLTSNDIAALGGVKNAIDYTPSVRTLSQSVERAYQDAPVDWAHKWVTQRAKFFNNREK, from the coding sequence ATGAATCGTTCGCGTTTTACTGTTCTGCTTTTGTCTAGTGCCTTAGCATCCGCCTCATTAGTTGGGTGTAATGACGACAGTTCGGTATCCTTGGGAGACCCAATTCCTACCGCACCAATCAAAAAGCATGGTCCTGACTGTGACCCAAGCGCAGTGTCACAAACCATTCGATTCATACACGTCGCAGACTTACATGGCCATTTTGGTTATCGAGAACAATTCTATAGCAAGATCAAACAGGCACACCTGTCTGCCCTTGACGACAACGCCTATACGCTGTTTACCAATGGTGGCGATGACTACGAAAAAGGTACGGTCGCAGAGCAATTGTCTGGGGGTTATGCGACACTCGAAGCAACTCAGGCGCTCGCATTCGACTATCGCGTTATCGGTAATCACGACTTTGCTTGGGGCCCTGAACAGTTATTAGAGTATTCAAGAGACGACGTTGCCACCGTGCTCGCGTCGAATACATCCTACTATGGGAACGATACGGAAGGCTTTAACGGTGTCGACTTTGCGATTGCACAGGTGGGCTGTGTTAAGGTCGGATTTTTCGGCATGACCTCAGGGCCATGGAATGAACTAGACCAAGAAGTCACGCCTCCTGGCGATTTTATTGACGATTTTAGCATGCGTTGGGACTGGAACGACCGTGCAAGAGAGCTCATTTCAGCCTATGGTGAGCAGGTCGATTACATGGTTATGCTCAGCCACCTCGGCCACGGCACGGATACCGCTTTGGCTGAATTTGTCGATGGTATTGACCTTGTCCTTGGCGGGCATACCCATGATTCACCCACCACAACTCTTATTAACAACAGTACGGTTGTGTTACCTGACTTTAATGCTAAAGGTTACACCGACATTACGGTTACCTTTGATCTTGCCACTAAAACCGCAACGACGAGCGCTCCTCAACCACAAAGTATTGCTGAATCTTCACCTATCGATCAAACCACTCAAACCAAGATCGATAGCATCATGGGCACCTATGCGCCAGACGCCAGCACTGAAATCGCAATTTCTCAAAAACAGCCCTCACGCGACGAAGTTCTCGACATCCTTCATGCCAGCCTGACCGACTTTACCGCTCCGAAGACAGCAAAACGTTACACAATTAACGCGAGTTTCCTCAACCGCGATGAGATCGAAGACAGCGAAATTTGGGCCCCAGGCTCATTGACACAAGAGGATTTTCACAACGCCTACCCGATTGAGCGCCAGCCGTCCAACACGCCGGGGTTCAGCGCCTTATATCAGGTCATCGTTAGCGGAGATGAGCTGATTAACATGATTGAATCTGACACTGAGCTTGCCTATCGAGGTCCTGCAGTAAACGATATTGATGTAACGGAGAATTACAACATTGGATTATTCAAGTCAGCGGCCTGGAATCCAGAGCTTTTTTTCAATGCGAGTTACTACACGAAGGAAGAAGCAGAACTAATAGCCGAAGCATGGGAGATTTTTGATAACTATGCGCGTTCACGCACGGCGAACTGCTTATACCTCGATGCCGATGACCTACTGTTTAGCTGTGACCAAGATGCCCCCAACACCACTTCAATCTGGAATTTCTCAGACAGCAGTGACATCTTTGCCACCGAGCAAAATCAAGCTTCTTCAGTGGAACTCACTGATGAACTTGGCGATGCTCTGCTCTGCGGCAGCAACTTGCTTAGCTGCGGCACCACAGAGTCACTTTCGGTTCCTACACTGCCTGATGGTAGTATCGGCAACATTATCAAGCTCGGAGCCCTAACGGCGTTGAGCAATGGTCGTTTTGAGCTCTCGACACAACATGCAGCGAATGGTGATTTCGCAAGTCTTGACCGTATTTCGAATTACACGTTGGTCTTCGATGCGCTATGGCCAGCCAGTGACAAATACCGAGCCCTTGTCGATGCCAACGACGACGATGGTCAACCCAACATCTATCTCTCTCCAGAAGGAGATATTGGAGTCTCACCACAATATGAAGGTTATTTTGAGCCTAATACTTGGTATCGAATTGCCTTGGTATTTTTTGCATCCAGTGAAGGAGACGTCGCGTACAAGCTCTATGCCGATGGCGAGTTTATTGCGTCCATGCGTTATGCCGGTTTAGGACAACTTTGGTCAATGGACAGAAATGGGTTAGCGCTATTTACAGATACAGCTGACGGCAAGTTTGAGTCGGGCGAGGTCTACCTAAACTCGCTCATGTTCACACCTCGCTCACTGACCAGCAATGATATTGCGGCGCTCGGAGGGGTGAAAAACGCCATTGATTACACCCCTTCCGTTCGCACACTTAGCCAATCAGTTGAACGTGCTTACCAAGATGCGCCAGTAGATTGGGCTCACAAGTGGGTCACACAGCGTGCCAAGTTCTTTAATAACAGGGAAAAATAG